A single Branchiostoma floridae strain S238N-H82 chromosome 11, Bfl_VNyyK, whole genome shotgun sequence DNA region contains:
- the LOC118426609 gene encoding E3 ubiquitin-protein ligase TRIM32-like, translated as MASELELLKSNREELVGKIRFVKPFLDRLLQHGEIVQEEYDTVVVEKTPQDQARALLDVVAAKGRGAFRHFREHLKKVNPELEEVLHRCAKHNLRLKLYCEECGTMLCRPCRSEDHIDHRCTSLVADGEAIRREFTAFKRENRKILIEQKKEAEGNDVENMQREANERAEALKEKLCTKIEEERRWFLKQLGDDSVTLSPALSVSSIADSGSVAGSETNDISECGDPSTTPLSFSSAAKENKQLNDDDDDGACVTEDQTTLCDDLQAVQLDVDESLDLLEDISLPFDDNTRNAVIGLQAPSQFPTIDFLFSFGGFGAGEGQFNFPKGLTICHQERIIVADSANNRVQLFDINGKWQSVIPASERGMMSPSCVTLRSLPFYPRGDIIVSCPGRGEVRKLPLNSKKSYIKLRVAECWGVAALDRGQTMLVSECEHNTVSAYKRSTNDNTGPGRIRYIKTNTFERPFHMPRNINTDGFANVYVSDIGDGTVKVLDTEGHLKVIIGKEILRYPTGVCVDKLGNTIVADAERNTLEIFASEGHHLNTLISEGLKSPQEIALTPDGTKLVLVDGGNHRVMVYRYNQAQDKDVLSNKHIRD; from the exons ATGGCGTCTGAACTAGAACTACTGAAGTCCAACAGGGAGGAGCTTGTGGGAAAGATTCGGTTCGTTAAACCGTTCCTAGACAGGCTGCTCCAGCACGGTGAGATAGTTCAGGAGGAGTACGACACTGTTGTGGTGGAGAAGACGCCACAGGACCAGGCTAGAGCTTTGCTGGATGTGGTGGCGGCGAAGGGCCGAGGGGCTTTCCGCCATTTTCGAGAACACCTGAAGAAAGTCAACCCAGAACTTGAGGAAGTGTTGCACAG GTGTGCAAAACACAACCTGCGCCTGAAGTTATACTGTGAGGAATGTGGGACGATGCTGTGCCGCCCTTGTCGCTCGGAAGACCACATAGATCACAG ATGCACATCTCTAGTGGCAGATGGAGAAGCCATCCGCCGCGAGTTCACAGCCTTCAAGAGAGAAAACCGAAAGATCCTCATTGAGCAGAAAAAAGAGGCTGAGGGTAATGATGTCGAAAACATGCAAAGGGAAGCAAACGAGAGAGCGGAGGCTCTCAAAGAGAAGCTTTGTACAAAGATAGAGGAGGAACGTCGCTGGTTTCTCAAGCAACTCGGCGACGACAGCGTCACACTAAGCCCTGCACTAAGTGTTTCAAGTATTGCTGATTCGGGAAGCGTGGCGGGATCAGAGACAAACGACATCTCAGAATGCGGTGACCCATCAACCACTCCtctttcattttcttcagctgcaaaggaaaacaaacagctgaacgatgatgatgatgatggggcATGTGTTACAGAAGACCAGACAACTCTGTGTGATGATTTGCAGGCCGTTCAACTTGACGTAGACGAGAGCTTGGATCTGTTGGAAGACATTTCCTTGCCATTTGACGATAACACAAGAAACGCAGTGATTGGCCTACAGGCACCATCGCAGTTTCCTACAATAGACTTCCTCTTCTCATTTGGAGGATTTGGAGCAGGAGAAGGGCAATTCAACTTCCCCAAAGGTCTGAcaatctgccaccaagaaagaATCATTGTAGCTGACTCAGCAAATAATCGGGTTCAGCTATTCGACATTAATGGGAAATGGCAGAGTGTGATACCAGCAAGTGAACGTGGGATGATGTCTCCAAGCTGTGTGACGCTTCGCTCTTTGCCTTTCTATCCGCGTGGAGACATAATTGTCAGTTGCCCTGGTAGGGGAGAAGTGCGTAAGTTACCTCTAAACTCAAAGAAGTCTTATATAAAACTACGGGTGGCAGAGTGCTGGGGTGTGGCTGCTTTGGACAGAGGTCAAACAATGTTGGTGTCTGAATGTGAGCATAACACTGTTTCTGCATACAAAAGGTCAACGAATGATAATACTGGACCTGGACGGATAAGGTACATAAAGACTAACACGTTTGAGAGACCATTTCATATGCCCCGGAACATCAACACAGATGGGTTTGCGAACGTCTACGTTTCTGACATTGGCGATGGCACAGTCAAAGTCCTGGACACGGAAGGACACTTGAAAGTCATCATTGGCAAGGAAATTCTCCGGTATCCTACTGGAGTTTGCGTTGACAAATTGGGAAATACAATCGTTGCGGATGCCgagagaaacacattggaaatCTTTGCAAGTGAAGGGCATCATTTGAACACCCTTATTTCTGAGGGTCTAAAGAGCCCACAGGAGATTGCTCTGACACCAGACGGGACTAAGCTGGTCCTTGTGGATGGCGGAAACCATCGTGTAATGGTCTACAGGTACAACCAAGCTCAAGACAAAGATGTTCTCTCAAACAAGCACATAAGGGACtaa